The DNA segment GTTGTATCTTACATGAGCACGTACGCAATTGCTCATTGACCGAGAATATAAATATACTGTTCCAAATatgtttcttttttccttttgtccCATAGCGCCATCTCACGAGAGTCCCAAATCCTACATCCCCGTTCTAAAATCTTAAATGGCCATTGTAATTTggatttaattatatttaaagattcttttcccATTAATGTAATCATGTAATAGCAATATAGCaggttaattattatttttatcaagttaGAAACTATAGCTTTACCACAGAAATTTACTTTACCTCATAAATGTCATAACTTTGTACATATTTTTACTGCCCCTAATGTCCCGACACATGGCAAGCTCAAAAACAAATAACCCACCCCGGATTTTAAAACCCGAAAACCCACCCCTTATTTTGTTCAATCTATTCAATAGGACAAACTGTAAAAATAGGAACTTTTAATTACTCAAATAGAACATAAACCAAAGTTAGACATTTCATCAAAACTCCAAAGTACCACTACAATTAAGTACATCGATCATATTGAGAAACTTGAAATAACTCAAAATTAGTTTACCAGAATGATACATCTCTTTCAACTGCAACTGCTTACAAGGTTACTTAAGTTACTATGGGACAAAGCAGAAAAAGGCCGTGGAGCTTCATGAAATTTATCAGATCCGATTATAACCGATGGACTTACTGAACAGGCTTCGAATGTACAGAACTTGCAGTCCACTTGCCAATATAAGTAGAACATACTCTGCGACGGTGTAAAATAAAACGCGCTTGCTTGTGCTCTCATTAGCTGCACCAGAAAACATGCACATCAATGGAACAGTTTTAGCAGATAATGCCTCAAAGCTCTGACCATGACCAAAAAATTGCAAACAGAAAGCTATAACAAGACTTCCATCTATCATAAGAAGAAATGAGAACGGCTAAAGATACATTTAACAGTCTGAAGAAAAATCGTATTTACTACAAACTCCAAGCGATAGAAAAGTGTGACTCTTCAAATATCAAAGAACTTCACGTTACTCACTTTGCTATGATGCTCAAAAAACTATAAACCACAGCTTCTTTTCTTGTTTCAAGTCATATAGCAATTTAGGGGAAAAAGTTATAAAGCAATTGGACAGATAGTAAATGAGCATAGATTCATTTTCCGAATCAAATAAGGAATCTCGAAGTGCTGCAGAATATGTCAACCCCAAGTTATAATATAAccaaaatatattaacagaaGTAGATCGATATTATTCCAGCAATTATCAGTATCAATAAGCTATTACTATCTAGATCTACAAGAATGAGCAACTCATAATATTCTAATAAAGCAAATAGGTTGCTGAAACAAGAATGATTGCCACAATCATTAGATGTTACTGTCTTAACTTAAGAGCATGTCATGTTTCACTAAAAAAGGTCTTGGCATAAATGTCCACACCCGGTCAATGGTTGTCGTGAACATTTTCAGAAGTAACCATTACTTGGTTTAAATGCAAAAGAAAGAGTTGTCTATGTCAAGAAATATCTCATTAGAAAGCAAATCTACCAATGACAACTAAAACAAAAACCTGTAACATTATGCATCTTCAGAATTAAAAAACAATTAAGCTTTTATTAAGGAAAAGATTGGCGACTCACTATGACGATGACGAGCATCACGTGCTCTCAAGTATTTCTGCTCTGCTGTAACTGACTCCAATGCCTCCCCTAGTTCAGCAATTTTGACATTGATGGGGTCCAAATGTTCTGCAAAAAGGTCAGTATAGATTATATCTAGAAACAGGAATCAACAAACACAATGTACAACATGCTTAACCGCTAATCCTGGCCATAAAAGAACAATACTATAGCAAAAAAGACAAACCATCTTTGGCTAGGTCATGCTCATTGGGAATGTGTCCAACATGTATGTAGAACGAGACTGTTTCTGGCGTTGAATGTGGATTATGAAAA comes from the Nicotiana tabacum cultivar K326 chromosome 14, ASM71507v2, whole genome shotgun sequence genome and includes:
- the LOC107800409 gene encoding transmembrane emp24 domain-containing protein p24beta3, which translates into the protein MGRIAGAGVKCSKVFALVAILVFSFVGNLTALSVTVNDEECVYEYVLNEGDTISGNFVVVDHEIFWSSDHPGIDFTVTSPAGNVVHTMKGTAEDKFELKAPRSGMFKFCFHNPHSTPETVSFYIHVGHIPNEHDLAKDEHLDPINVKIAELGEALESVTAEQKYLRARDARHRHTNESTSKRVLFYTVAEYVLLILASGLQVLYIRSLFSKSIGYNRI